The following nucleotide sequence is from Acinetobacter equi.
TCCACCATCGACAATTAGATTTTGTCCCGTAATTGCATGAGAATATGGGGATAAAAAGATCATCATTGCTGAAGAAAATTCTTCAGGTGTTATCACTCTTTTTAAGGGTGTTGAAGATGCAATAAGATCAAAAACAAAATCTGGAGTTGCTTTACTGGCATCTGTTGTTTGTAGCAATCCACCTGAGAGCATATTGACGTTAATTCCATATTGCCCTAAATCCTGAGATGCAGTCCGTGTAAATGCCAATAATGCTGCTTTTGCTGCGGTATAGTCGTGATATGGTACAACAGGATTTTGTACAAGATTGGTTCCAACATTAATAATACGACCAAATTGTGCTTTTTTCATATCTTCTAAACCAGCTTGCGTCGTATTTAGAGCAGCTAAAACTGAACCATTAAATTGTGATGTCATTGTTTGTGTGGTGAGATCTTCAATTTTTGGTCGAGCATCACCATTAAATTCAAAGTGAATTAATGCATTGTTAATAATTGAAGTAATTGCAGAGCCAAAATATTCCTTAGCGGCATTAAACATAACTTTGACTTGATCTTTATTGGTGACATCAGCTTGATAGGTGAAGACCTGCTTAGGATACTGTTTTGCTAGCTTTTTTGCTTGAGTCTCACTGGAAAAGTAATTTACAACAACACGAGCACCTTCAGAAATTAAAGTTTGTGTAATTGCTAAGCCTAATCCACGTGCACCACCAGTCACGAGAACAATTTGATCACGAATTTGCATGTAATAGATCTTAAAACTGAAATAATGAAAACATAGCAAGCTTTCGTAAAATGCCAAAGTAAAATTTATGTAAAAAAGTGGTGCAGTTTTTGCTTTATTCACCAAGAGATAGAAAATGATCAGTGAATGATGAAATTGAACCAAGCCTTTAATGACTATGATCGCATTCATCCTAAATATTGGTTTGCAAAATTAGAAATGGGCTTTATTGGTGAAAAAAATCGCACCATTTTAGCGCACAGGAAACACTTTGGTCCTGTTCGGGTGCAGAAGATGCTTTGGCCTGAAAAGACAGGGGTATGCCACGCAATTATTGTTCATCCACCTGCGGGGATCGCAGGAGGTGATCATCTTACATTTATTATGTGTGCAGAGCAGCAGGCACATGCTTTAGTGACAACACCTGGGGCAGGGAAGTGGTACAAAACAAATCAAAAGCAAGCCTTTCAACATATTGATATTACAGTGAAAGATACTTCAGTGTTTGAATGGCTTCCACAAGAAACAATGCTCTTTAATGGTGCGAATGCAAATTCAGAAATGACTATATCACTAGACCAGCAAGCAAGTTTTATTGGTTGGGATATGTTTGTGATTGGTCGGCAAGCCCGAGAAGAGTATTTTTCTGAAGGAAAGTATCAGAATAAGTTTCAGTTATTTCAGAATAATAAATTGTTAGTGACTGATTTTTTAAGGTTTGAAGGAAATGATCGCTGGTTAACATCTTGTTTGGGAATGAATGGCTGTGCTGTCATGGCAAGTTTTTGGGCAGTACCACCTGAAAAATTTAGATCTAAATTTTTTTTAGATCAACATGTTGATCAAATTCGTGAACTCATTATGCGAATGAATATTAATGTGACATTGACCTTGCTAGATACAGTCGTTTCAGCACGTTATTTAGGTAATGATGTCAGAGAATGTCATGATGCATTTGCCGCAATTCGAGCGAAATTACGTCATTATTGGTTTAATTTAGAAGAAGAATTTCCAAGAATTTGGAGGACATAATGATGCTTCCTATCTAGGTCTTCTCTCTAAAATAGGAGAGGGAAATACCTGTTGATTAGAGAAGATTTTCTGGGGATCTCTACAGTCCTTTATTTCTTTAGTTTTGTTTTAAAGTATTGCTTTAAAACTCACTTAGAGATGATTTGAGTAAATATTTTGCATTTAAAAGATTGAATAACTTTAGGAAAGGAATATGGAACTTAATCCAACTGAAAAAGATAAATTACTTATTTTTACAGCAGGTTTAGTGGCTGAGCGTCGCAAAGCACGGGGTCTTAAGCTGAACTATCCTGAAGCAATTGCATTTATTTCGGCTGCACTACTAGAAGGTGCTCGTGATGGGATGACGGTGAGTGAACTGATGCATTATGGAACGACATTATTAAAACGAGAAGATGTGATGGATGGTATACCTGAAATGATTGCTGAAGTTCAAGTGGAAGCGACTTTTCCTGATGGTTCAAAACTTGTCACTGTTCATCAACCGATTGTGTAGGAGTAGCATATGATTCCTGGAGAGGTACTTACCCCGAATTTAGATATTGAAATGAATGTTGGTCGTAAAACTTTAAAAATGATGGTAAGTAATCTTGGTGATCGACCGATTCAAGTGGGATCTCATTTTCATTTTTATGAGGCAAATGATGCTTTGCAATTTGATCGGGAGGCAGCAAAAGGATTCCGTTTAAATATTGCCGCAGGGACAGCTGTTCGTTTTGAACCTGGTCAAAGTCGTAATATTGAATTGGTTGAATTGGTTGGGAAACGTGAAGTATATGGGTTTGCTGGTCGCATAATGGGTAAGTTGGACTAAGGAAGAAATAAAATGAAAATGTCACGCCGTGCATATGCAGAAATGTTTGGTCCAACAGTTGGTGACCGAGTTAGATTAGCAGATACAGAACTTTTTATTGAGGTTGAACAGGATTTAACAACGTATGGTGAAGAAGTTAAATTTGGTGGTGGTAAGGTCATTCGTGATGGAATGGGACAGTCACAATTACTTGCAGATGAAGTAGCAGATACAGTAATTACCAATGCGTTAATTGTTGATTGGTGGGGAATTATTAAAGCCGATGTTGGGGTGAAAAATGGGAGAATTTGGAAAATTGGTAAAGCTGGAAATCCTGATATTCAACCCAATATCACAATTCCATTGGGTGCTGCAACTGAAGTAATTGCTGGAGAAGGGCAAATTTTAACGGCAGGTGGTGTTGATACACATATTCACTGGATTTGTCCACAGCAGGTTGACACTGCACTTATGTCTGGTATTACAACTATGATTGGCGGGGGTACAGGACCTGCAGCAGGAACATCAGCAACTACAGTTACCCCAGGTCCATGGCATATTTCAACGATGTTGCAGGCAATTGATGATTTACCTATGAATATTGGTTTATTGGGTAAAGGAAATTTGAGCCAACCTGAACCAATTGCGGAACAAATTAAAGCTGGTGTAGTAGGATTAAAGTTACATGAAGATTGGGGATCTACGCCTGCTGCAATTGATAATTGCTTAAGTGTTGCAGATCAGTTCGATGTACAAGTTGCAATTCATACAGATACTTTAAATGAAAGTGGATTTTTAGAAGAAACATTAGCAGCTTTTAAAAATAGAACAATTCATACGTATCATACTGAAGGTGCAGGTGGTGGGCATGCACCAGATATTTTAAAAGCAATTGGTCAGCCAAATGTATTGCCATCTTCAACAAATCCAACAAGACCATATACGATTAATACGATTGATGAACACTTGGATATGTTGATGGTTTGTCATCATTTAGATCCTGCAATTTCAGAAGATGTTGCATTTGCAGAAAGTCGTATACGACGTGAAACCATTGCGGCAGAAGATATTTTGCAGGATTTGGGTGCAATTGCCATGATGTCCTCGGATTCCCAAGCAATGGGACGTGTGGGTGAAGTTGTAATTCGAACATGGCAAACTGCACATAAAATGAAAGTACAGCGAGGATATTTAGAAGGTGATAATGCCACACATGATAATAATCGAGTAAAGCGTTATATTGCAAAATATACGATTAATCCTGCTATTACGCATGGTCTAAGTCATGAAATTGGCTCAGTCGAAGAAGGGAAATTAGCTGATTTAGTATTGTGGAAACCAGCTTTTTTTGGCGTGAAACCTTCTATGATTATTAAAGGTGGAATGATTGCAGCAGCACCGATGGGTGATATTAATGCATCAATTCCAACTCCTCAACCTGTGCATTATCGTCCGATGTTTGGAGCAAATGCACGTGGTGTACATAACACCTGTATTACATTTTTATCTCAAATCGCAATTGATGAAGGTGTACATCAAAAGCTTGAACTTAAAAAGCTGATCAGTCCGTGTAAAAGCACACGGAATATTCAGAAGAAAG
It contains:
- a CDS encoding 3-oxoacyl-ACP reductase gives rise to the protein MQIRDQIVLVTGGARGLGLAITQTLISEGARVVVNYFSSETQAKKLAKQYPKQVFTYQADVTNKDQVKVMFNAAKEYFGSAITSIINNALIHFEFNGDARPKIEDLTTQTMTSQFNGSVLAALNTTQAGLEDMKKAQFGRIINVGTNLVQNPVVPYHDYTAAKAALLAFTRTASQDLGQYGINVNMLSGGLLQTTDASKATPDFVFDLIASSTPLKRVITPEEFSSAMMIFLSPYSHAITGQNLIVDGGLVKG
- a CDS encoding urease accessory protein UreD, coding for MKLNQAFNDYDRIHPKYWFAKLEMGFIGEKNRTILAHRKHFGPVRVQKMLWPEKTGVCHAIIVHPPAGIAGGDHLTFIMCAEQQAHALVTTPGAGKWYKTNQKQAFQHIDITVKDTSVFEWLPQETMLFNGANANSEMTISLDQQASFIGWDMFVIGRQAREEYFSEGKYQNKFQLFQNNKLLVTDFLRFEGNDRWLTSCLGMNGCAVMASFWAVPPEKFRSKFFLDQHVDQIRELIMRMNINVTLTLLDTVVSARYLGNDVRECHDAFAAIRAKLRHYWFNLEEEFPRIWRT
- the ureA gene encoding urease subunit gamma, translating into MELNPTEKDKLLIFTAGLVAERRKARGLKLNYPEAIAFISAALLEGARDGMTVSELMHYGTTLLKREDVMDGIPEMIAEVQVEATFPDGSKLVTVHQPIV
- a CDS encoding urease subunit beta; the encoded protein is MIPGEVLTPNLDIEMNVGRKTLKMMVSNLGDRPIQVGSHFHFYEANDALQFDREAAKGFRLNIAAGTAVRFEPGQSRNIELVELVGKREVYGFAGRIMGKLD
- the ureC gene encoding urease subunit alpha; this encodes MKMSRRAYAEMFGPTVGDRVRLADTELFIEVEQDLTTYGEEVKFGGGKVIRDGMGQSQLLADEVADTVITNALIVDWWGIIKADVGVKNGRIWKIGKAGNPDIQPNITIPLGAATEVIAGEGQILTAGGVDTHIHWICPQQVDTALMSGITTMIGGGTGPAAGTSATTVTPGPWHISTMLQAIDDLPMNIGLLGKGNLSQPEPIAEQIKAGVVGLKLHEDWGSTPAAIDNCLSVADQFDVQVAIHTDTLNESGFLEETLAAFKNRTIHTYHTEGAGGGHAPDILKAIGQPNVLPSSTNPTRPYTINTIDEHLDMLMVCHHLDPAISEDVAFAESRIRRETIAAEDILQDLGAIAMMSSDSQAMGRVGEVVIRTWQTAHKMKVQRGYLEGDNATHDNNRVKRYIAKYTINPAITHGLSHEIGSVEEGKLADLVLWKPAFFGVKPSMIIKGGMIAAAPMGDINASIPTPQPVHYRPMFGANARGVHNTCITFLSQIAIDEGVHQKLELKKLISPCKSTRNIQKKDMKLNTYCPVMEVDPEIYEVRADGKLLTCEPAEVLPMAQRYFLF